One window of the Thermasporomyces composti genome contains the following:
- a CDS encoding cation diffusion facilitator family transporter, translating into MGHEHHHGAAIGHARTRHRWRLAAALALVGAFLGVELAVGLLSGSLALLSDAGHMAADAVTLVTALVATRVAGRSEPTGRRTYGSYRAEVFASGFAVLVMLGVAVSIVSEAVERLDRTAVEIATGPMMVVGGIGLCVNIAAMLLLRSGASESLNVKGAYLEVVADTAGSVGVVVAAALVAATGMALWDTLVAVAIGCFVVVRAVGLGRQVWDVLAQHAPAGIDPRAVSADLASIEGVQEVHDVHLWTLTSGMHVATVHLVTDDLARGHAVLDRARQLLRDRHGIAHATLQVEPADHTGCHELGW; encoded by the coding sequence ATGGGACACGAGCACCACCACGGAGCCGCGATCGGCCACGCCAGGACACGGCATCGGTGGCGGCTCGCGGCCGCCCTGGCGTTGGTCGGGGCGTTCTTGGGCGTGGAGCTGGCGGTCGGGCTCCTGTCCGGGTCGCTCGCGCTCCTGTCCGACGCCGGCCACATGGCGGCCGACGCGGTGACCCTGGTGACGGCGCTGGTCGCCACACGCGTCGCGGGCCGGTCGGAGCCGACCGGGCGCCGCACCTACGGCTCGTATCGGGCGGAGGTGTTCGCCTCCGGCTTCGCGGTGCTCGTGATGCTGGGCGTCGCGGTCTCCATCGTGAGCGAGGCCGTCGAACGACTCGACCGCACCGCCGTCGAGATCGCCACAGGGCCGATGATGGTCGTCGGCGGTATCGGGCTCTGCGTGAACATCGCGGCGATGCTGCTCTTGCGGTCGGGCGCGTCGGAGAGCTTGAACGTCAAGGGCGCCTACCTGGAAGTCGTCGCGGACACCGCGGGTTCCGTCGGGGTCGTGGTCGCGGCGGCCCTCGTCGCCGCCACCGGGATGGCGCTGTGGGACACGCTGGTCGCCGTCGCGATCGGCTGTTTCGTCGTGGTCAGAGCGGTCGGGCTCGGCCGGCAGGTCTGGGATGTGCTGGCGCAACACGCCCCCGCCGGGATCGACCCCCGCGCGGTGAGCGCGGATCTCGCCAGCATCGAGGGCGTCCAGGAGGTGCACGACGTGCACCTGTGGACGCTGACCTCGGGAATGCACGTCGCGACGGTGCACCTCGTGACGGACGACCTCGCTCGTGGGCACGCGGTGCTGGACCGCGCTCGGCAGCTGTTGCGGGACCGCCACGGCATCGCCCACGCCACCCTGCAGGTCGAACCCGCCGACCACACGGGCTGCCACGAGCTCGGCTGGTGA
- a CDS encoding cation transporter, with protein sequence MAPLEALAAKLSTANLPVATSPERRERLARRVRWLVAATISYNVVEAIVAIAAGARASSTALVGFGLDSLIEVSSAAAVAWQFSARDHAVREARERTALRVIAVSFFALATYVTVESTRSLLGGGEPEHSTVGLVLAALSLLVMPGLSYAQRRAGRQLGSASAVADSKQTLLCAYLSAVLLAGLGLNSLFGWSWADSAAALVLAGVAVKEGLEAWRGDSCCAAPMAVDALTDEAACRCEPGCDCCAGTHTQREA encoded by the coding sequence ATGGCACCGCTGGAGGCCCTCGCCGCCAAGCTGTCGACCGCGAACCTTCCGGTGGCGACGTCACCCGAGCGACGAGAGCGGCTGGCGCGACGGGTGCGGTGGCTGGTCGCCGCGACCATCTCCTACAACGTGGTCGAGGCGATCGTGGCGATCGCCGCGGGCGCTCGCGCCTCGTCGACCGCCCTCGTGGGCTTCGGCTTGGACTCCCTGATCGAGGTCTCCTCGGCCGCGGCGGTGGCCTGGCAGTTCTCCGCCCGCGACCACGCCGTTCGGGAGGCACGGGAGCGCACGGCGTTGCGCGTCATCGCGGTCTCGTTCTTCGCGCTCGCCACCTACGTGACGGTCGAGTCGACCCGCAGCCTGCTGGGAGGCGGGGAGCCGGAGCACTCCACGGTCGGCCTCGTGCTCGCGGCGCTGTCGCTCCTCGTCATGCCCGGGCTGTCCTACGCGCAGCGTCGCGCGGGGCGGCAGCTCGGCTCGGCGAGCGCCGTCGCCGATTCCAAGCAGACGTTGCTGTGCGCCTACCTCTCGGCGGTGCTGCTCGCCGGCTTGGGGCTCAACAGCCTGTTCGGCTGGTCGTGGGCGGACTCGGCCGCGGCACTCGTCCTCGCCGGGGTCGCGGTCAAGGAAGGCCTCGAGGCCTGGCGAGGTGATTCCTGCTGCGCGGCGCCGATGGCCGTCGACGCCCTCACGGACGAGGCAGCCTGCCGGTGTGAGCCGGGATGCGACTGCTGCGCCGGCACGCACACTCAGCGGGAGGCGTGA
- a CDS encoding ArsR/SmtB family transcription factor codes for MLTTATHAEALARFGHALSDPTRSRIMLALREAPAYPADLAATLGVSRTNLSNHLACLRGCGLVVAMPEGRRTRYELADPRLAHALDDLVRLVLVTDPAACPDAATRGCC; via the coding sequence GTGCTGACGACCGCGACCCATGCCGAGGCGCTCGCCCGCTTCGGCCACGCCCTGTCCGACCCGACCCGGTCCCGGATCATGCTCGCGCTGCGCGAGGCACCGGCCTACCCGGCAGACCTGGCGGCGACGCTCGGAGTGTCCAGGACGAACCTGTCGAACCACTTGGCCTGCCTTCGCGGCTGCGGACTGGTCGTCGCCATGCCAGAGGGACGGCGGACGCGCTACGAGCTCGCCGACCCGAGACTGGCGCACGCCTTGGACGACCTCGTGAGGCTCGTGCTGGTCACCGACCCCGCGGCCTGCCCGGACGCCGCGACCAGGGGGTGCTGCTGA
- a CDS encoding metallophosphoesterase family protein — translation MIILGVAVLAYGGAMAAMAYVGATSRPVGPVETTMRLLPSWSGESVLSIPPLGTLTLDTHDSPIQLEVTVDRINQESAAEIVRDPRVLETLEEQIVTDIREGVQATAVKSFVVGTLGATLTTLIVVRRRRATLVAGGVAAVAIAAVFGVAAQTLNPRAIAEPKYSGLLTGAPSLIGNAQDLAENFGAYSQELVRLVTNVTKLYDVTSNLPSYEPSDDVIRLLHVSDLHLGEHAWDVISSVTRQYSVDLIVDSGDITDHGSEAENYFLQRIPSLKVPYVWVRGNHDSMATEQAMRQLPNVVVLDGTVRTVKGIRFLGAGDPRFTPDRSNRDVKRETEAVAAQAIAIARVAEKADPPVDIIVYHSSDGASFLDGKASLILTGDGHKRYTAVLPKGSRLMQQGTTGGAGLRALEKDEPAPIELSVLYINRKTLELEAWDDIALGGLGLTSARIDRHLVEPTEEPMTPSPIPTPTGPLPDTPLPTPTITRTPTPTPEPTSPSPGAPTTPGEGSPAPEGTPESAETVGPGQPGALPAPVGR, via the coding sequence GTGATCATCCTGGGAGTCGCGGTGCTGGCCTATGGGGGCGCGATGGCCGCCATGGCCTACGTCGGCGCGACATCCCGACCCGTCGGACCCGTCGAGACGACCATGCGGCTCCTGCCGTCCTGGTCCGGGGAGTCGGTCCTGTCCATCCCGCCGCTGGGCACCCTCACCCTCGACACCCACGACAGCCCGATCCAGCTCGAGGTCACCGTCGACCGGATCAACCAGGAGAGCGCGGCCGAGATCGTCCGGGATCCGCGAGTGCTCGAGACCCTCGAGGAGCAGATCGTCACGGACATCCGCGAGGGCGTCCAGGCCACCGCGGTCAAGAGCTTCGTCGTGGGCACCCTCGGCGCGACGCTCACCACCCTCATCGTGGTGCGACGCCGCCGGGCCACCCTCGTCGCCGGCGGCGTCGCGGCGGTCGCCATCGCGGCCGTCTTCGGCGTCGCCGCCCAGACCCTGAACCCTCGCGCGATCGCGGAGCCGAAGTACTCCGGTCTGCTCACCGGCGCGCCGTCCCTCATCGGCAACGCTCAGGACCTCGCGGAGAACTTCGGCGCCTACAGCCAGGAGCTGGTGCGCCTGGTCACCAACGTGACGAAGCTGTACGACGTCACGTCGAACCTGCCGTCGTACGAGCCGAGCGACGACGTGATCCGGCTCCTGCATGTCTCCGACCTGCACCTGGGCGAGCACGCGTGGGACGTGATCAGCTCGGTGACCCGGCAGTACTCCGTCGACCTGATCGTGGACTCCGGCGACATCACCGACCACGGGTCCGAGGCGGAGAACTACTTCCTCCAGCGCATCCCGTCGCTGAAGGTGCCGTACGTGTGGGTTCGCGGCAACCACGACTCGATGGCGACCGAGCAGGCCATGCGCCAGCTGCCGAACGTGGTGGTCCTCGACGGGACGGTCCGGACCGTGAAGGGGATCCGGTTCCTGGGCGCGGGCGACCCCAGGTTCACGCCCGATCGCAGCAACCGGGACGTCAAGCGGGAGACCGAGGCCGTCGCGGCTCAGGCCATCGCGATCGCGAGAGTGGCCGAGAAGGCTGACCCGCCGGTCGACATCATCGTCTACCACTCCAGTGACGGCGCCTCGTTCCTCGACGGCAAGGCGTCGCTCATCCTCACCGGTGACGGCCACAAGCGGTACACCGCCGTGCTGCCCAAGGGCAGCCGGCTCATGCAGCAGGGAACGACTGGCGGCGCCGGCTTGCGCGCTCTGGAGAAGGACGAGCCCGCCCCGATCGAGCTGTCCGTCCTCTACATCAACCGCAAGACCTTGGAGCTGGAGGCGTGGGACGACATCGCACTTGGCGGCCTCGGCCTCACCTCCGCGCGGATCGACCGTCACCTGGTCGAGCCGACCGAGGAGCCGATGACGCCGAGCCCGATCCCGACGCCCACCGGGCCGCTGCCAGACACTCCCTTGCCGACGCCGACGATCACCCGAACGCCCACCCCGACACCGGAACCCACCTCGCCCTCGCCGGGCGCGCCGACCACGCCAGGCGAGGGCAGCCCAGCGCCTGAGGGAACGCCGGAATCGGCGGAGACGGTCGGGCCGGGCCAGCCGGGCGCGCTGCCGGCGCCCGTGGGTCGCTAG
- a CDS encoding metallopeptidase family protein, with product MLDISRERFEELVSEALDQIPPELAELMDNVVVLVEDDPPPDDPDLLGVYDGTPLTERGYSYAGVLPDRITIFMNPTLRICETYEDVVEEVRVTVVHEVAHHFGIDDERLHELGYG from the coding sequence GTGCTCGACATCAGCAGGGAGCGGTTCGAGGAGCTGGTGAGCGAGGCGCTCGACCAGATCCCGCCTGAGCTGGCGGAGCTCATGGACAACGTCGTCGTGCTGGTCGAGGACGACCCGCCACCGGACGACCCGGATCTCCTCGGCGTCTACGACGGAACGCCCCTCACCGAGCGCGGCTACTCCTACGCCGGTGTGCTGCCTGATCGCATCACGATCTTCATGAACCCCACGCTGCGGATCTGCGAGACGTACGAGGACGTCGTCGAGGAGGTGCGGGTGACCGTCGTCCACGAGGTCGCCCACCACTTCGGAATCGATGACGAGCGTCTGCACGAGCTCGGCTACGGCTGA
- a CDS encoding GreA/GreB family elongation factor, protein MSLLDHQIHQLSESARKRLQNEAAELTRRRAELLAEQGSEKGGDLVDQAWFATQQMEIENIDRRLARIEELLSATTVVSDAPEDTVAVGSVVTLRFNDGSTETYQVGLIEEQDGDVVALTPTSPLGRTLLGHQVGDKVTYDAPAGKMTVEIVEVRAA, encoded by the coding sequence ATGAGTCTCCTCGACCATCAGATCCACCAGCTCTCCGAATCCGCGCGCAAGCGCCTGCAGAACGAGGCGGCCGAGCTCACGCGTCGACGTGCCGAGCTCCTCGCCGAGCAGGGCAGCGAGAAGGGCGGCGATCTGGTCGACCAGGCGTGGTTCGCGACCCAGCAGATGGAGATCGAGAACATCGACCGCCGTCTGGCGAGGATTGAGGAGTTACTGTCAGCGACCACCGTCGTCTCTGATGCGCCAGAGGACACCGTGGCTGTCGGCTCCGTCGTGACCCTCCGCTTCAACGACGGCAGCACCGAGACCTACCAAGTCGGGCTCATCGAGGAGCAGGACGGCGATGTCGTCGCCCTGACGCCTACGAGCCCGTTGGGCCGAACCCTGCTGGGCCACCAGGTCGGCGACAAGGTCACCTACGACGCTCCGGCGGGGAAGATGACGGTCGAGATCGTGGAGGTCCGCGCGGCCTGA
- a CDS encoding flavin reductase family protein: protein MSHDRPDATGGAIHGDHPFLPPPEQRNPIRRLRGRLTAPVTLWTAGTASDPTPGARAGLPVSSLLVADGEPGLVLGLVDDNSELWEVLEATGRFAISVLRWEHRALADAFAGVEPAPGGPFRLTEWTATEWGPVPTTVQTWAGCRLLQARPFGWALAVEAEIEHVVLGDETDPLVHRRGRYVPLPSAEQR, encoded by the coding sequence ATGTCTCACGACCGTCCCGACGCGACCGGCGGCGCCATTCACGGCGACCACCCGTTCCTACCGCCGCCCGAACAGCGCAACCCCATCCGCCGACTTCGAGGACGGCTGACCGCACCGGTGACGCTGTGGACGGCCGGCACAGCGTCCGATCCCACCCCGGGCGCGCGGGCCGGACTTCCGGTTTCCTCGCTTCTGGTCGCAGATGGGGAGCCGGGCCTCGTGCTCGGGCTCGTCGACGACAACTCCGAGCTCTGGGAGGTCCTGGAGGCCACCGGACGGTTCGCGATCTCCGTCCTGCGGTGGGAGCACCGGGCGCTCGCGGACGCTTTCGCGGGAGTGGAGCCGGCGCCGGGTGGGCCTTTCCGACTGACCGAGTGGACCGCCACCGAGTGGGGGCCCGTGCCGACGACGGTCCAGACGTGGGCGGGCTGTCGGCTCCTCCAGGCGCGTCCTTTCGGGTGGGCGCTCGCGGTCGAGGCCGAGATCGAGCACGTCGTCCTCGGGGACGAGACCGACCCTCTGGTGCACCGTCGCGGGCGGTACGTGCCATTGCCGTCGGCCGAGCAGCGCTGA
- a CDS encoding dihydrolipoyl dehydrogenase family protein, with translation MSDSASEERPHTRAEEPPRQTGAEQTPLDRTYDVVVIGGGAVGENVAARVVQRGLSALLIEQELLGGECSYWACMPSKALLRPGEVLRAARAVPGAAQAVTGDLDVRAVLERRDAFTSNWNDSSQVRWAEQTGITVARGRGRLDGPRRVVVQLSGDTEERPVEARHAVVLCTGSQPSIPPIPGLRELRPWTSREATSAKEVPKRLAIVGGGVVGCEMAQAWARLGSQVVLLERGERVLEALEPFVGDLLADALRADGVDVRTGVALRSASREGEGPVTLATDDGEITADTVLVATGRAPRTAGLGLETVGLEPDARLDVDDSCRVTAVEGGWLYAAGDVNGRALFTHQGKYQARMCGDAIAARARGEHASPVAWSPFAATADHHAVPAVVFTDPQVATVGYTEAQARDEGISVRAVEHDLGQVAGAALRADGYTGRAKLVVDQERLVVVGFTAVGPEVGELLHAATVAIVGEVPLDRLWHAVPAFPTVSEVWLRLLEAYGL, from the coding sequence ATGAGCGACTCGGCGTCCGAGGAGCGACCGCACACGAGAGCAGAGGAGCCACCACGCCAGACAGGGGCGGAGCAGACACCGCTGGACCGGACGTACGACGTCGTGGTCATCGGTGGCGGCGCGGTTGGCGAGAACGTGGCCGCCCGGGTCGTTCAGCGCGGGCTTTCCGCCCTGCTCATCGAGCAGGAGCTTCTCGGCGGTGAGTGCAGCTACTGGGCGTGCATGCCCAGCAAGGCGTTGCTTCGGCCCGGCGAGGTGCTCCGAGCGGCCCGAGCCGTACCGGGGGCCGCCCAGGCGGTGACGGGAGACCTCGACGTCCGGGCCGTGTTGGAACGCCGTGACGCGTTCACCTCCAACTGGAACGACAGCTCCCAAGTGCGGTGGGCCGAGCAGACGGGCATCACCGTCGCCCGTGGACGCGGACGGCTCGACGGCCCTCGCCGGGTCGTGGTCCAGCTCTCCGGCGACACCGAGGAACGACCGGTGGAGGCCCGGCACGCCGTCGTTCTGTGCACGGGCTCGCAGCCCTCGATCCCCCCGATTCCCGGACTGCGGGAGCTCCGGCCGTGGACCAGCCGGGAGGCGACGAGCGCCAAGGAGGTACCCAAGCGGCTGGCCATCGTCGGCGGTGGCGTCGTCGGGTGCGAGATGGCCCAGGCGTGGGCGCGGCTGGGTTCGCAGGTGGTCTTGCTCGAGCGCGGTGAGCGGGTCCTGGAGGCGCTGGAGCCGTTCGTCGGCGACCTTCTCGCCGACGCGTTGCGCGCCGACGGTGTCGACGTACGGACGGGAGTCGCGCTGCGGTCGGCGTCCCGCGAGGGCGAGGGTCCGGTCACCCTCGCCACGGACGACGGCGAGATCACCGCCGACACGGTGCTGGTCGCGACCGGCCGGGCGCCGCGGACGGCTGGTCTCGGTCTGGAGACCGTCGGCCTGGAACCCGACGCCAGGTTGGACGTCGACGACAGCTGCCGAGTCACCGCGGTGGAGGGCGGCTGGTTGTACGCGGCGGGCGATGTCAATGGCCGGGCCTTGTTCACCCACCAGGGCAAGTACCAGGCGCGGATGTGTGGGGACGCGATCGCGGCCCGGGCGCGGGGCGAGCACGCCTCGCCGGTCGCGTGGTCACCGTTCGCCGCCACCGCCGACCACCACGCGGTGCCGGCCGTCGTCTTCACCGACCCCCAGGTCGCGACCGTCGGCTACACCGAGGCGCAAGCACGCGACGAGGGGATCAGCGTGCGGGCGGTCGAGCACGACCTCGGCCAGGTCGCGGGCGCAGCGTTACGGGCCGACGGGTACACCGGGCGCGCCAAGCTGGTCGTCGACCAGGAGCGGCTGGTGGTCGTGGGGTTTACGGCGGTCGGACCCGAGGTCGGAGAGCTGCTCCACGCGGCCACCGTCGCCATCGTCGGAGAGGTGCCACTGGACCGCCTCTGGCACGCCGTGCCGGCGTTCCCGACGGTGAGCGAGGTCTGGCTGCGCCTTCTCGAGGCGTACGGCCTGTGA
- a CDS encoding MFS transporter codes for MTTSDGDTSRMPSPTTTPSGLPGEPPDALDGTTARTTWRPGNGVPHGDRIEGPGSDDADATDDRTVRDVPAPSVGNGTGDATVHSAGVVAGTGGADDAEADLASETGSPDTDVGSSNLAARSPNLAARSPVPGGGTDEPDVAGTDEGSLAAPPPGPAAPQGVDPSRDPGGDGEPSDPVERTRPGDADVTATSSTDVSSHAGTPSPDPVAAPARVLRHHASPLPSVSNARVRISFLALLVATLAATIDLPTVMAALPTIVGDLNAEAELSWIVTAPLLGTILAMPIFGKLGDLVGRKWPFVAAAAVFAIGGALAAIWAESGPDFLVFRAIQAVGAGGLIALAPAIMADLVPVRRRSRFLSLLGAAWVVGFPLGPLLAGYLLERQDWRWCFYVTCGMATVALLLGLVALTLPKRPRRRGLDMLGTLLFASATACVVLITVWGGTTHPWDSTVILGLAGGTVALVAMFLIIEKYAVEPLVPLTLFRGRGVTMAGLLALIGGLTVAGTLAFLPVVLQVVRAVTLWESGVLMAPFAAGVVVAALIVGPVIARTGRYALWGSLGVVVAAAGLGLLSFLGATSPSWRDSTAMAIFGVGAGVVVPVLLLTAQSAAPTRHVGAATAAISYAWQLGACIGTAALGALITYRLGDHPVAVEGGLTPPDGLARPTGLAPQTLAFLPPHLRPELATDLVEAVSPALLYGAPALGCAVVFSALLRDMSPKPVDPSWSGDPLKLEPLSSTDEESASAPTVVFWSADPEFPGDADVPDRPPSHRVAIPGEVAHDPGEKVGGAHGEPAYRGTTHGAETYEAAKTYEATETDGAEAPPAQVPDFDETELDDSALADAEPPADDLVEPEIDPQFEAHLGAYPPYPAPDGEDLESTGFEGADDFDSADVRIDVHVRQTDGRPIAGVVLTLCDLAGNEVARSTAAGDGRYELAAPEPGSYLLIASTEDYQPHAQVVDVYDRLAYVNITLRAACGIHGDVRNAVGDPVAGAVVTLTNAHGDVVTSATTGVHGSYTLNDLMPGSYTLTINAPGYRPTAHIVHVPDATRVRHDVELVGGGQLHGTVRNMKGQPLADAKITLLDSRGRVVRVTASGPSGHYRFDDIAEGSYTLVASMYPPTASGVYVVSGRNHQHDVELSYPDV; via the coding sequence GTGACCACGAGCGACGGCGACACCAGCAGGATGCCGTCCCCTACCACCACTCCGTCCGGGCTCCCCGGGGAGCCGCCTGACGCGCTGGACGGCACCACCGCCAGGACGACCTGGCGGCCCGGGAACGGTGTCCCGCACGGCGATCGGATCGAGGGACCGGGAAGCGACGACGCGGACGCGACCGATGATCGGACGGTCAGGGACGTCCCAGCTCCGTCGGTCGGGAACGGAACCGGCGACGCCACCGTGCACAGTGCTGGTGTCGTCGCGGGCACGGGCGGCGCAGACGACGCCGAAGCCGACCTCGCCTCGGAGACCGGCTCCCCCGACACTGACGTCGGCTCCTCTAACCTCGCCGCCCGCTCGCCTAACCTCGCCGCCCGCTCGCCGGTCCCCGGCGGGGGGACGGACGAGCCAGACGTCGCCGGGACGGACGAGGGGTCCCTCGCCGCTCCACCACCCGGCCCAGCGGCGCCACAGGGCGTGGATCCCTCGCGCGACCCCGGCGGAGACGGCGAGCCGAGCGACCCCGTCGAACGCACCCGCCCGGGTGACGCCGACGTGACCGCGACGTCCTCGACCGACGTGTCGAGCCACGCCGGCACACCCTCACCCGACCCCGTCGCAGCGCCGGCGCGAGTCCTTCGTCACCACGCGAGCCCTCTGCCCTCGGTGAGCAATGCCCGGGTGCGCATCAGTTTCCTCGCGCTCCTGGTGGCGACGCTCGCCGCGACCATCGACCTCCCGACGGTCATGGCCGCGCTGCCGACGATCGTCGGTGACCTGAACGCCGAGGCCGAGCTGTCCTGGATCGTGACCGCTCCGCTGCTCGGCACGATCCTCGCCATGCCGATCTTCGGCAAGCTCGGCGATCTGGTGGGACGCAAGTGGCCGTTCGTCGCCGCCGCCGCCGTCTTCGCGATCGGCGGCGCTCTCGCGGCCATCTGGGCGGAGAGCGGACCTGACTTCCTCGTCTTCCGCGCGATCCAGGCGGTCGGAGCAGGCGGTCTGATCGCCCTCGCGCCGGCGATCATGGCCGACCTCGTTCCGGTCCGGCGGCGCAGCCGCTTCCTGTCTCTCCTGGGGGCAGCCTGGGTGGTCGGCTTCCCATTGGGTCCGCTGCTGGCCGGTTACCTCCTCGAGCGCCAGGACTGGCGTTGGTGCTTCTACGTCACCTGCGGCATGGCCACGGTCGCTCTCCTGCTCGGCCTCGTCGCGCTGACGCTGCCGAAGCGCCCACGTCGGCGAGGCCTCGACATGCTGGGCACGTTGCTGTTCGCGAGCGCGACCGCCTGCGTCGTCCTGATCACCGTCTGGGGCGGCACCACCCACCCCTGGGACTCCACCGTCATCCTGGGGCTGGCCGGCGGCACGGTCGCGCTGGTGGCCATGTTCCTGATCATCGAGAAGTACGCCGTCGAGCCGCTGGTCCCCCTCACCCTCTTCCGCGGCCGGGGCGTCACGATGGCGGGCCTGCTCGCCCTCATCGGGGGACTCACGGTGGCCGGGACGCTGGCCTTCCTCCCTGTCGTCCTGCAAGTCGTGCGCGCTGTGACGCTGTGGGAGTCAGGCGTGCTCATGGCGCCGTTCGCCGCCGGAGTCGTGGTCGCCGCGCTCATCGTGGGGCCGGTGATCGCGCGCACCGGCCGGTACGCGCTCTGGGGCTCGCTCGGCGTCGTCGTCGCCGCGGCGGGCCTGGGGCTGCTGTCCTTCCTGGGCGCGACCTCGCCGTCCTGGCGGGACAGCACCGCGATGGCGATCTTCGGTGTCGGCGCCGGAGTCGTCGTGCCGGTTCTCCTGCTCACCGCGCAGAGCGCCGCACCGACGCGACACGTGGGCGCCGCTACGGCCGCGATCAGCTACGCCTGGCAGCTCGGCGCCTGCATCGGCACCGCCGCCCTCGGCGCGCTGATCACCTACCGACTGGGCGACCATCCCGTGGCAGTGGAAGGTGGGCTCACCCCACCGGACGGTCTGGCGCGTCCGACCGGTCTCGCGCCGCAGACCCTCGCCTTCCTCCCCCCGCACCTACGGCCCGAGCTCGCCACCGACCTGGTCGAGGCCGTGTCACCGGCTCTCCTCTACGGAGCGCCGGCGCTCGGCTGCGCCGTCGTCTTCTCGGCTCTGCTGCGGGACATGTCGCCGAAGCCGGTGGATCCGAGCTGGAGTGGTGATCCCCTGAAGCTCGAGCCCTTGTCGTCGACCGACGAGGAGTCCGCGTCTGCACCGACGGTCGTCTTCTGGTCGGCTGACCCTGAGTTCCCGGGCGACGCGGACGTTCCCGACCGTCCGCCAAGCCATCGCGTCGCCATCCCCGGAGAGGTGGCCCACGACCCTGGAGAGAAGGTCGGCGGCGCGCATGGCGAGCCGGCGTACCGTGGCACGACCCACGGGGCCGAGACGTATGAGGCCGCCAAGACGTATGAGGCCACTGAGACCGACGGTGCCGAGGCTCCGCCGGCGCAAGTCCCCGACTTCGACGAGACGGAGCTCGACGACAGCGCGCTCGCGGACGCCGAGCCTCCCGCCGACGATCTCGTCGAGCCCGAGATCGACCCCCAGTTCGAGGCGCACCTCGGCGCCTACCCGCCCTACCCCGCGCCGGACGGCGAGGACCTCGAGTCGACCGGTTTCGAAGGCGCCGACGACTTCGACAGTGCCGACGTGCGGATCGACGTCCACGTCCGGCAGACCGACGGTCGACCGATCGCGGGGGTCGTCCTCACCCTGTGCGACCTCGCCGGCAACGAGGTTGCGCGCAGCACCGCCGCCGGTGATGGGCGGTACGAGCTCGCGGCTCCTGAGCCCGGCTCGTACCTGCTCATCGCCAGCACCGAGGACTACCAGCCGCACGCCCAGGTGGTCGACGTGTACGACCGTCTCGCCTACGTCAACATCACCTTGCGTGCCGCGTGCGGTATCCACGGCGACGTCCGGAATGCCGTCGGAGACCCGGTCGCGGGCGCGGTGGTCACGCTCACCAACGCCCACGGCGACGTGGTGACGTCGGCCACGACGGGCGTTCACGGCTCCTACACCCTCAACGACCTCATGCCCGGCAGCTACACCTTGACCATCAACGCGCCCGGATACCGTCCGACGGCCCACATCGTCCACGTCCCGGACGCGACGCGAGTGCGCCACGACGTGGAGCTCGTGGGCGGTGGCCAGCTGCATGGCACGGTCCGCAACATGAAGGGACAACCGCTGGCCGACGCGAAGATCACCTTGCTCGACTCCCGGGGACGGGTGGTCCGAGTCACGGCGTCCGGACCGTCGGGCCACTACCGCTTCGACGACATCGCCGAAGGCTCGTACACGCTGGTCGCGTCGATGTACCCACCGACGGCCAGCGGCGTCTACGTCGTGAGCGGTCGCAACCACCAGCACGACGTGGAACTGTCCTACCCCGACGTCTGA
- a CDS encoding tetratricopeptide repeat protein: MAQRALFRAAEAGDARGMFNLGYLLEKRGDEAEAESWYRRAADAGNAAAMTNLGILLKERGDEAAAEVWWRRAAAAGSAAAMFNLGYLLEERGDEAQAESWWRRAAKAGSTFAKSRLGLRLRERQGRAGEKDG, encoded by the coding sequence ATCGCGCAGCGTGCGCTTTTCAGAGCCGCTGAGGCGGGCGACGCCCGCGGCATGTTCAATCTGGGGTATCTCTTGGAGAAGCGGGGGGACGAGGCCGAGGCGGAATCGTGGTATCGGCGAGCAGCGGATGCCGGAAACGCCGCCGCGATGACCAACCTGGGAATCCTGTTGAAGGAGCGGGGGGATGAGGCGGCGGCGGAGGTGTGGTGGCGGCGGGCAGCTGCCGCTGGCAGCGCTGCCGCCATGTTCAACCTGGGATACCTCCTCGAAGAGAGAGGGGACGAGGCTCAGGCGGAGTCGTGGTGGCGGCGGGCAGCCAAGGCGGGCAGCACCTTCGCCAAGTCGAGGCTCGGGCTGCGGCTGAGGGAGCGACAAGGTCGGGCAGGGGAGAAGGACGGGTAG